In Bacillus toyonensis BCT-7112, a single window of DNA contains:
- a CDS encoding heterodisulfide reductase-related iron-sulfur binding cluster, whose amino-acid sequence MNSLLIINWLAAIAVIAYAGYLFVYLIRTRMAYIQLGKKIEFDRRFKERWDLLKVNVFGQKKLLKDKKSGIIHVMFFYGFILVQFGAIDFVWKGLAPGSHLPLGPLYPAFTFFQEIVTLVILIAVFWAFHRRYVEKLVRLKRNFKSGLVLIFIGGLMISVLLGNGMGIIWHGEELSWSEPIASAIAYVFSGINETVAISVFYFSWWVHLLILLTFLVYVPQSKHAHLIAGPANVFFGRLSNPGKLEKIDFEDETQETFGVGKIEDFRQNQLIDLYACVECGRCTNMCPATGTGKMLSPMDLILKLRDHLTDKGAAVTSKAPWVPVVAFNNTQGNQLAMMAAGKGQQESAATALAYDPSLIGDVITEEEIWACTTCRNCEDQCPVMNEHVDKIIDLRRYLVLTEGKMDAEAQRAMTNIERQGNPWGLNRKERETWRQGDDEVTVPTVKEKSKAGEEFEYLFWVGSMGSYDNRSQKIAISFAKLMNEAGVSFAILGNKEKNSGDTPRRLGNEFVFQEMATKNIEEFEKAGVKKIVTIDPHAYNTFKNEYPDFGLQAEVYHHTELLAQWVKEGLLKPVHAIEETVTYHDSCYLGRYNEVYEAPRDILKAIPGVNLVEMARNRETGMCCGAGGGLMWMEETTGSRINVARTEQALAVQPSIIGTGCPYCLTMISDGTKAKEVEEKVQTLDVTEILERSVIGQKKEAM is encoded by the coding sequence ATGAATAGCTTACTGATCATTAATTGGCTGGCTGCCATTGCTGTTATTGCTTATGCGGGATATTTGTTTGTATATCTTATACGAACGAGAATGGCCTACATACAATTAGGAAAAAAGATTGAATTTGACCGTCGCTTCAAAGAACGTTGGGATCTTCTTAAGGTCAATGTTTTCGGTCAGAAAAAGCTGCTGAAAGATAAAAAGAGCGGCATTATTCACGTTATGTTTTTTTATGGATTTATTCTTGTCCAATTTGGAGCAATTGACTTCGTTTGGAAAGGACTCGCACCAGGATCGCATCTTCCACTTGGACCACTATACCCTGCATTTACATTCTTCCAGGAAATTGTCACACTCGTTATATTAATCGCAGTCTTTTGGGCTTTTCATAGACGTTATGTTGAGAAGCTAGTTCGTTTGAAACGTAATTTTAAATCAGGTCTTGTTCTTATCTTTATCGGTGGTTTAATGATTTCTGTACTACTTGGTAATGGGATGGGAATTATATGGCACGGCGAGGAACTTTCATGGAGTGAACCGATCGCTTCTGCAATCGCTTACGTTTTCTCGGGAATAAATGAAACCGTAGCCATTTCAGTGTTCTATTTTTCTTGGTGGGTGCATCTACTAATTTTGTTAACATTTTTAGTCTATGTTCCACAATCAAAACATGCACATTTAATTGCTGGACCAGCTAACGTTTTCTTCGGTCGTCTCTCAAATCCAGGGAAGCTTGAAAAGATTGATTTTGAAGATGAAACGCAAGAAACATTTGGTGTTGGTAAAATTGAAGACTTTAGACAAAATCAGCTTATTGATTTATACGCTTGCGTAGAGTGTGGGCGCTGTACAAATATGTGTCCGGCAACAGGAACAGGAAAAATGTTATCACCGATGGATTTAATTTTAAAACTTCGGGATCATTTAACTGATAAAGGAGCGGCGGTAACATCGAAAGCACCTTGGGTTCCAGTAGTTGCTTTTAATAATACACAAGGAAATCAATTAGCGATGATGGCAGCTGGAAAAGGGCAGCAAGAATCAGCAGCTACAGCGCTAGCTTACGATCCGAGTTTAATCGGAGATGTTATTACAGAAGAAGAAATTTGGGCTTGTACAACGTGCCGTAACTGTGAAGATCAGTGTCCGGTTATGAATGAGCATGTTGACAAAATTATTGATTTACGCCGCTATCTTGTTTTAACAGAAGGAAAGATGGATGCGGAAGCGCAGCGTGCGATGACGAATATCGAGCGTCAAGGGAATCCATGGGGTCTGAACCGTAAAGAGCGTGAAACATGGCGCCAAGGTGATGATGAAGTAACAGTTCCGACTGTAAAAGAAAAATCAAAAGCTGGCGAGGAGTTCGAATATTTATTCTGGGTAGGTTCGATGGGATCATACGACAATCGTAGTCAGAAGATTGCGATATCGTTTGCGAAGTTAATGAACGAAGCAGGCGTCTCATTCGCGATTCTTGGTAATAAAGAAAAGAACTCTGGAGATACACCGCGCCGCCTTGGAAATGAGTTCGTATTCCAAGAGATGGCAACAAAGAATATCGAAGAATTTGAAAAAGCAGGAGTGAAGAAAATCGTTACGATTGATCCTCACGCTTATAACACATTCAAAAATGAGTATCCAGACTTTGGCTTACAAGCAGAAGTCTATCATCATACAGAATTGTTAGCTCAGTGGGTGAAAGAAGGACTCTTAAAACCTGTTCACGCTATTGAGGAGACAGTTACGTACCATGATTCCTGTTATTTAGGACGATACAACGAAGTGTACGAAGCACCGCGCGATATTTTGAAAGCAATTCCTGGTGTGAATCTTGTAGAAATGGCACGTAACCGTGAAACAGGAATGTGCTGTGGCGCAGGTGGTGGCTTAATGTGGATGGAGGAGACAACGGGTTCTCGTATTAACGTTGCTCGTACAGAACAAGCACTAGCTGTGCAACCATCCATTATCGGTACAGGTTGTCCGTATTGCTTAACG
- the cls gene encoding cardiolipin synthase, protein MFYFSLLFICVTLWITIDLSYGRLLHLKRVRSRTFPLRQSDFHLYTYGKDLYDALFTDIKQAQHHIHVLFFIVKNDKISREFLKLLIDKAKEGIEVRLLLDRFGSHYLSNEAIRSLQKHGVSFSFCHKVKFPFPFFSANQRNHRKITVIDGKISYIGGFNIGEEYLGHNEQLGLWRDYHLRLTGEGVQDLQKQFLHDWLDDTNQNLLDAPLYFPKQEPGTILHQFIPTDGAYLQHTFLHLIKSAKKELFIGTPYFIPGKKIMNALLKARERGVQITILVPEKADHALVREAKFPYCRKLIRAGCNIYAFQQGFFHAKVIIVDDDICDVGTANFDMRSLYSNHEINCLLYDRHFIQVVKNKFHEDLKNASLLSYDDVSPLSLIDRGKEWIGTILAFFL, encoded by the coding sequence ATGTTCTATTTCTCTCTCTTATTCATATGCGTTACTCTTTGGATCACAATTGACCTTTCATATGGGAGACTTCTTCATTTAAAACGTGTGCGTTCCCGTACTTTCCCTTTACGTCAAAGTGATTTTCACCTTTATACATATGGGAAAGATTTATACGATGCTTTATTTACTGATATAAAACAAGCCCAGCACCACATTCACGTTTTATTCTTCATTGTAAAAAATGATAAGATCAGTCGTGAATTTTTAAAGTTACTTATTGATAAGGCAAAAGAAGGCATTGAAGTAAGACTGTTACTTGATCGATTTGGTAGCCATTATTTATCAAATGAAGCAATTCGTTCCCTACAAAAACATGGTGTCTCTTTTTCTTTTTGTCATAAAGTCAAATTCCCTTTCCCTTTCTTTTCTGCCAATCAACGCAATCATAGAAAAATTACAGTGATTGACGGGAAAATTAGTTATATTGGGGGATTTAATATCGGCGAGGAATATTTGGGACATAATGAGCAATTAGGATTATGGCGAGACTATCATTTACGTCTTACAGGAGAAGGCGTTCAAGATTTACAAAAACAATTTTTACATGACTGGTTGGATGATACGAACCAAAATTTATTGGATGCTCCTCTTTATTTTCCGAAACAGGAACCTGGTACCATCCTACATCAATTCATTCCAACCGATGGTGCCTATTTACAACATACCTTTTTACATTTAATTAAAAGTGCGAAAAAGGAACTTTTTATCGGTACACCATATTTCATTCCTGGCAAAAAAATTATGAACGCTCTATTAAAAGCACGAGAAAGAGGGGTCCAAATAACAATTCTCGTTCCAGAAAAGGCTGATCATGCCCTCGTTCGAGAAGCGAAATTCCCGTACTGCCGAAAGTTAATACGGGCTGGTTGCAATATTTACGCATTTCAACAAGGGTTTTTTCACGCTAAAGTTATTATAGTGGACGATGATATTTGCGATGTTGGAACTGCAAACTTTGATATGAGAAGTTTATATAGTAACCATGAAATCAACTGCCTCTTATATGATAGGCACTTCATACAGGTGGTAAAAAATAAATTCCATGAAGATTTAAAAAATGCGTCATTACTTTCCTATGACGATGTTAGCCCGCTTTCCCTTATAGATAGAGGAAAGGAATGGATAGGAACGATACTTGCTTTCTTCTTATAA
- the uvsE gene encoding UV DNA damage repair endonuclease UvsE: protein MIMRFGYVSHAMALWDCSPAKTMTFTTFKKLNKQEREDKLYDVTRQNLEHTIRILHYNIAHEIPLYRLSSSIIPLATHPEVEFDYIGAFMPLWRKIGSLIQEHNLRVSFHPNQFTLFTSDKPHITTNAVTDMTYHYKVLHAIGIADSSYINIHVGGAYGNKEAAVGRFHENIKKLPAHIKKQMTLENDDKTYTTAETLSICQKEKIPFVFDYHHHMANLCEESLEELLPAIFETWSHTNIPPKVHISSPKSEKEFRAHADYINLEFIKPFLHIAKKINYNFDIMIESKQKDLAMLQLISELSSIKGIKRINGATLQW from the coding sequence ATGATTATGCGGTTTGGATACGTCTCACATGCAATGGCATTGTGGGACTGTTCTCCTGCTAAAACGATGACATTTACAACTTTTAAAAAACTCAATAAACAAGAGCGAGAGGATAAACTGTACGATGTTACAAGGCAAAATTTAGAACATACGATACGTATCCTTCATTACAATATCGCACATGAAATCCCATTATATCGTCTTTCTTCTTCCATTATTCCACTTGCAACACACCCTGAAGTTGAATTTGATTATATTGGAGCATTCATGCCGCTTTGGCGTAAAATAGGTTCGTTAATTCAAGAGCACAATTTACGAGTAAGTTTTCACCCAAATCAATTTACATTATTCACAAGCGATAAGCCGCATATTACAACTAATGCAGTTACGGATATGACCTATCATTATAAAGTATTACATGCGATAGGAATTGCAGATTCTTCTTACATTAACATTCATGTAGGTGGTGCCTACGGAAATAAAGAAGCAGCAGTTGGACGCTTCCATGAAAACATAAAAAAACTTCCTGCACATATAAAAAAACAAATGACTCTAGAAAATGATGATAAAACATATACAACTGCTGAAACTTTATCAATTTGCCAAAAAGAAAAGATCCCTTTCGTATTTGATTATCATCATCACATGGCTAATCTTTGCGAAGAATCACTAGAAGAATTACTTCCTGCAATTTTTGAAACTTGGTCACATACAAATATCCCACCTAAAGTTCATATTTCCTCTCCTAAATCAGAAAAAGAATTTAGGGCTCATGCAGATTATATTAATTTAGAATTTATTAAGCCCTTTTTACACATTGCAAAAAAAATTAATTATAATTTTGATATTATGATTGAAAGTAAACAGAAAGATTTAGCAATGTTACAATTAATAAGTGAGCTTTCTTCTATAAAAGGAATCAAAAGAATAAATGGCGCAACATTACAATGGTAA
- a CDS encoding DUF4084 domain-containing protein, producing the protein MINQKKYVQFVMMYIIVFSLWIFLIPNEWNIKEIGILFLFCFAAIFSCYCSYKAIKKMKRGDKLFWVLLLCTCLCGLAMEITLFLHSLSICDQVLFSYEALPFFIIQYILLFSGFAIKFIKHYSIRGLAQFSFDSIFIVIMNIYFTLTFILDLSSFHTLTKDTWVLIGYFIAQSLVIYAVISLYRREQYSSSRISLIIGFTIILVYGYIQLFQLNTGIKTSAEFSYLIHTASILLIGLSSILYILDKPMQHETKTKYYRFDYVRFILPYFSIIITFSFIIIQPWDDKFMLIGLVLSLILLFLRQLYMWKDNKVLIDTYEQLTTQLEDEVEEGASALSKSEQRYKSLFEDHPDAVFSLNMHGVFQQSNTACESLFTAYYCEVASYSLLHFIDPKDHDLLKRALQITKEGRPQTLEVRTKEQEGYYYYLHITLIPTFINKEVVGMFGIARDITTLYEKQKQVEHLAFHDALTGLPNRRKFEKDLKTILNTAQTSANDVAVMFLDLDRFKKINDRLGHDVGDLLLIEVAKRLRGCLRSKDIVARQGGDEFTILLPDMYSEKSAVFIAEQILTILNKPFFIKDEELSVTPSIGIAMYPDYGTDVTELMKNADLAMYRAKANGKNRFVFFSKEMSIAQNEIEFLEGELSKALQQNEFFLEYQPQVSTKTKQIIGFEALIRWKHPKLGIVSPAQFIPLAEETGFIIELGNWILRTACSEAKRWHNQGFSHLKVGVNLSVVQFNHTDLIPTISKVLKETELKPEALDIEITESIAINQNQSVVAKLEQLQNLGIQISIDDFGTGYSSLAYLTKYPINTLKIAREFICGITTSPLEEAIISSIITLSKELNLEVIAEGVETEEQWKFLYEQNCDHIQGFFISKPVSSKDVWMLLHKKQPPK; encoded by the coding sequence ATGATTAATCAAAAAAAATATGTACAATTTGTCATGATGTATATAATTGTATTTTCTCTTTGGATATTCCTTATTCCAAATGAGTGGAACATAAAAGAAATTGGAATCCTTTTCTTATTTTGTTTTGCCGCAATCTTTTCTTGTTATTGTTCCTATAAAGCAATTAAAAAAATGAAGCGTGGTGATAAATTATTTTGGGTGTTATTATTATGTACTTGCCTATGTGGATTGGCTATGGAGATAACTTTATTCCTTCATTCACTTTCTATATGCGATCAAGTCCTATTCTCTTATGAGGCACTACCTTTTTTCATCATACAATATATTTTACTCTTTTCTGGATTTGCTATAAAGTTCATAAAACATTACTCTATTAGAGGCCTTGCTCAATTTTCATTCGATAGTATCTTTATCGTTATTATGAATATTTATTTTACCTTAACCTTTATTTTAGATCTTTCAAGCTTTCATACGTTAACAAAGGATACGTGGGTTTTAATTGGATATTTTATTGCACAATCATTAGTCATTTACGCCGTTATTAGCCTATATAGAAGAGAACAATATTCTTCTAGTAGAATTTCATTAATTATTGGCTTTACTATCATTCTTGTATACGGATATATACAGCTATTCCAGTTAAACACAGGAATAAAAACTTCTGCTGAATTCTCTTATTTAATACATACTGCTTCGATTTTATTAATTGGTTTATCGTCCATACTATACATTTTAGATAAGCCAATGCAACATGAAACAAAAACGAAATATTATCGATTTGATTATGTACGCTTTATATTGCCTTATTTTAGTATAATCATTACTTTTTCCTTTATTATCATTCAGCCTTGGGATGATAAATTCATGTTAATTGGTCTTGTATTATCACTTATTTTATTATTCTTGCGACAACTTTACATGTGGAAAGATAATAAAGTCTTAATTGATACATATGAACAGCTGACTACACAACTAGAAGATGAAGTTGAAGAAGGTGCTTCTGCGTTATCAAAAAGTGAACAACGTTATAAATCTTTATTTGAAGATCATCCTGATGCCGTTTTCTCTTTAAATATGCATGGTGTTTTTCAGCAATCTAACACAGCTTGTGAAAGCTTATTTACTGCTTACTATTGTGAAGTAGCAAGCTATTCCCTTCTGCACTTTATTGATCCAAAAGATCATGACTTACTAAAAAGAGCATTACAAATAACAAAAGAAGGTAGACCACAAACTTTAGAGGTTCGTACGAAAGAACAAGAAGGCTATTACTATTACCTTCACATTACACTCATACCTACTTTTATAAATAAAGAAGTTGTTGGGATGTTTGGGATAGCGCGTGATATTACAACTTTATATGAAAAACAAAAACAAGTAGAACATTTGGCATTTCATGATGCACTTACTGGATTACCAAATCGCCGCAAATTCGAAAAAGATTTAAAAACTATTTTAAATACAGCTCAAACTAGCGCAAATGATGTTGCCGTCATGTTTCTTGATTTAGATCGATTTAAAAAAATTAACGATCGACTCGGTCATGATGTCGGAGACTTATTACTAATTGAAGTAGCAAAAAGGTTACGCGGATGTTTGCGTTCAAAAGATATCGTTGCCCGCCAAGGCGGAGATGAGTTTACAATTCTATTACCAGATATGTACTCAGAAAAAAGTGCGGTTTTTATAGCTGAACAGATTTTAACTATTTTAAACAAACCATTCTTCATTAAAGATGAAGAACTATCTGTTACACCGAGTATCGGCATTGCAATGTATCCTGATTACGGAACCGATGTAACTGAATTAATGAAAAATGCCGATTTAGCTATGTATCGTGCGAAAGCAAATGGAAAAAACAGATTTGTTTTCTTCTCGAAAGAAATGAGTATTGCACAAAATGAGATTGAGTTCTTAGAAGGTGAACTTTCAAAAGCATTACAACAAAATGAATTTTTCCTTGAATACCAACCACAAGTAAGCACAAAAACAAAACAAATTATCGGTTTTGAAGCGTTAATTCGTTGGAAACATCCAAAACTCGGTATCGTATCTCCTGCCCAATTTATTCCTCTAGCAGAGGAAACAGGATTTATTATTGAACTTGGAAATTGGATTTTACGTACTGCCTGCTCAGAAGCAAAAAGATGGCATAATCAAGGTTTTTCTCACTTAAAAGTTGGTGTGAATTTATCTGTTGTTCAATTTAACCATACAGATTTAATCCCAACTATTTCAAAGGTGTTGAAAGAAACAGAACTAAAACCGGAAGCACTAGATATTGAAATTACAGAAAGTATCGCTATTAACCAAAATCAATCTGTAGTTGCAAAGCTAGAGCAGCTTCAAAATCTCGGTATTCAAATTTCAATAGATGACTTTGGAACTGGTTATAGTTCTTTAGCTTATTTAACAAAATATCCAATCAACACATTAAAAATTGCTCGAGAATTTATTTGTGGAATTACAACAAGTCCTTTAGAGGAAGCAATTATCTCTTCCATTATTACACTATCAAAAGAATTAAATTTAGAAGTTATTGCAGAAGGTGTAGAAACAGAAGAACAATGGAAATTTCTTTATGAACAAAACTGTGACCACATTCAAGGATTCTTTATTAGCAAACCTGTTTCTAGTAAAGACGTTTGGATGTTACTCCATAAAAAACAACCGCCTAAGTAA
- the papR gene encoding quorum-sensing peptide PapR produces MKKLLIGSLLTLAMAWGISLGDIALEKSQIISHNDQEVQLAQEVPYEY; encoded by the coding sequence ATGAAGAAACTGCTTATTGGTAGTCTATTAACGTTAGCGATGGCATGGGGTATTTCATTAGGAGATATAGCATTAGAGAAAAGCCAAATAATTTCTCATAATGATCAAGAGGTACAATTAGCTCAAGAGGTACCTTATGAGTACTAA
- a CDS encoding helix-turn-helix domain-containing protein, which produces MHAEKLGIEIKKIRVMRGLTQKQLSENICHQSEVSRIESGAVYPSMDILQGIAAKLQVPIIHFYEVLIYSDIERNKQLKDRIITLCKQKKYKEIYNRVWNELKKEEYHPELQQFLQWQYHVAAYVLKKIDYEYCILELKKLLNQQLAGIDVYQNLYIENAIANIYAENGYLKKAIELFENILKQLETLHDNKEFDVKVRHNHAKALYSDNQYEEALCHANKAIELSCQINSMTLIGQLYFRKGECLAKLGSDRAEIEDAYEKACFFFDMLGNHALKESLMKKMKK; this is translated from the coding sequence ATGCACGCAGAAAAATTAGGAATTGAAATTAAGAAAATTAGGGTGATGAGAGGATTAACACAAAAACAGTTATCCGAGAACATATGTCATCAATCAGAAGTGAGTAGAATTGAATCGGGTGCGGTATACCCAAGTATGGATATATTGCAAGGTATAGCAGCAAAATTACAAGTTCCCATTATTCATTTTTATGAGGTACTCATTTATTCTGATATTGAGAGGAATAAGCAGTTAAAAGATCGAATTATTACGCTTTGTAAGCAAAAAAAATATAAAGAAATTTATAATAGGGTATGGAATGAACTGAAAAAGGAAGAATATCATCCCGAGCTTCAGCAATTTCTTCAATGGCAATATCATGTAGCAGCTTACGTATTGAAAAAAATTGATTACGAATATTGTATTTTAGAATTAAAGAAATTGCTCAATCAACAATTGGCAGGAATAGATGTATATCAGAATCTTTATATTGAAAACGCAATTGCAAACATTTATGCTGAAAATGGCTATTTGAAGAAGGCTATTGAGTTATTTGAAAATATATTAAAACAGTTAGAGACATTGCATGATAATAAAGAATTTGATGTAAAGGTGAGACATAATCATGCAAAAGCATTATACTCAGATAATCAATACGAAGAAGCGCTTTGCCACGCAAATAAAGCTATTGAACTATCGTGTCAAATTAATAGTATGACATTGATTGGACAGCTATACTTTCGAAAAGGTGAATGCTTAGCAAAGCTAGGGTCTGATAGAGCAGAAATTGAAGATGCTTACGAAAAAGCATGCTTCTTTTTTGATATGTTAGGAAACCACGCATTAAAAGAATCACTTATGAAAAAAATGAAAAAATAA
- a CDS encoding M4 family metallopeptidase, translated as MNYRKLASAFVTFGLLCPLSTEAIHAQELNKNEVKVEIAQPGLTIGKLTEPQNDTKENIAKKYLKGEVNGAKAQQEQVTTEKNVDFQPTNKETKENQTEVRLAQTYKNYKVYGQDLIVNVDKNGVITTVSGKVVQNLDQQPNLTITNFLSKNEVKSKLRDILQIPSDATETEFTNETVVYKKKDGYYTFATVITFTYENNEQIINGNAILDLKTGEVLFQEKFIKNKENKTINQVTSPRLSLASEQGTGKNALQENISFNIAKGTDGKFYLADLSRGTGIYIYNANYADSLGGYSQAGYPGTLVSSSTPNFADKEAAGAMKNMSDIYDYFKKEHNLKSYDNKDSKVVASVHGFDSTEVSDGVKEDYVNAFWHPAWNQMVFGDGLNGKLTSALDVTAHEFGHAVFSGTTKNKIVRYPSAETSALNEGLADFWGTQIEYYVKKDKGNWIMGDTLGGLTIRDIPGEIGDGGHKLYTNLQDFYNDGNNQESHVNSGIISHVLYQLAEGKTYNNVAVQKQGNEKVSKVVMRTLQNYATSAEDFESLQSHIVQAAKDLYGNAVSNEFAKAFEAHGYKPLQKINRVIEV; from the coding sequence ATGAATTATAGAAAACTTGCTAGTGCATTCGTTACATTCGGTCTCCTTTGTCCTTTATCCACAGAAGCTATTCATGCCCAAGAATTAAACAAAAATGAAGTGAAAGTTGAAATTGCTCAGCCTGGTTTAACAATCGGAAAATTAACAGAACCTCAAAATGATACGAAAGAGAATATTGCTAAAAAATATTTAAAAGGTGAGGTAAACGGGGCTAAAGCTCAACAAGAGCAAGTTACAACTGAAAAAAATGTTGATTTTCAACCTACAAATAAAGAAACAAAAGAAAATCAAACCGAAGTTCGCCTTGCACAAACTTACAAAAACTATAAAGTATATGGTCAAGATCTTATTGTAAACGTAGATAAAAATGGAGTAATTACAACTGTTAGTGGTAAAGTTGTCCAAAATTTAGACCAACAACCTAATCTTACTATAACAAATTTTTTGTCGAAAAATGAAGTAAAATCTAAATTACGCGATATACTTCAAATTCCAAGCGATGCGACTGAGACAGAATTCACCAACGAAACCGTTGTTTATAAGAAAAAAGATGGATATTACACATTTGCAACTGTTATTACCTTTACTTACGAAAACAATGAACAAATTATAAACGGTAATGCAATCCTTGATTTAAAAACTGGCGAGGTACTTTTCCAAGAAAAATTCATTAAAAATAAAGAGAATAAAACTATAAATCAAGTAACATCACCTAGACTATCCCTCGCAAGTGAGCAAGGAACTGGGAAAAATGCACTTCAAGAAAACATCTCTTTCAATATCGCCAAAGGGACTGACGGAAAATTTTATTTAGCTGATTTATCACGCGGAACTGGCATATATATTTATAATGCAAACTATGCGGACTCTCTCGGCGGATATAGTCAAGCTGGTTATCCAGGGACACTAGTTTCAAGTAGCACTCCTAACTTTGCAGATAAAGAAGCAGCGGGTGCTATGAAGAATATGAGTGATATTTATGACTACTTCAAAAAAGAACATAATCTAAAAAGTTACGATAATAAAGATTCAAAAGTTGTTGCTAGTGTACACGGTTTTGATTCTACTGAAGTTAGTGATGGTGTAAAAGAAGATTATGTAAATGCATTTTGGCACCCTGCTTGGAATCAAATGGTATTTGGTGATGGTTTAAACGGAAAGCTCACTTCAGCCCTTGATGTAACAGCCCATGAATTTGGACATGCTGTATTCAGCGGTACGACAAAGAATAAAATTGTGAGATATCCAAGCGCTGAAACATCTGCGTTAAACGAGGGACTAGCAGATTTCTGGGGCACACAAATCGAATATTATGTAAAGAAAGATAAGGGAAACTGGATTATGGGCGATACACTAGGTGGCCTAACAATCCGTGACATCCCGGGAGAAATTGGTGACGGTGGTCATAAATTATATACAAACTTACAAGATTTTTATAACGATGGAAATAATCAAGAGTCTCACGTAAATTCTGGTATCATCAGCCACGTATTATATCAATTAGCTGAAGGTAAAACATATAACAATGTTGCTGTTCAAAAACAAGGCAACGAAAAAGTAAGTAAAGTTGTTATGCGCACATTGCAAAATTACGCAACTTCAGCTGAAGATTTTGAATCACTCCAATCCCACATCGTACAAGCTGCAAAAGATTTATACGGAAATGCCGTATCAAATGAATTTGCAAAAGCATTTGAAGCACATGGTTATAAACCATTACAAAAAATAAATAGAGTAATAGAAGTATAA
- a CDS encoding response regulator transcription factor, whose product MIRIIIAEDQRMLRGALGALLDLEDDMEVIGQAANGEEALKLIESLKPDVSIMDIEMPIQSGLDVAETLKKEKSSCKVMILTTFARPGYFERAMKAGVHGYLLKDSPSEDLAAAIRNVMKGKREVSQDLMFGLWQEQNPLSDREKEVLLLAKEGKTANEIAKTLYLSPGTVRNYISEVLTKLDAKNRIEAITIAEEKGWI is encoded by the coding sequence ATGATTCGAATTATTATTGCGGAAGATCAACGGATGCTTCGTGGTGCATTAGGAGCCCTACTTGATTTAGAAGATGATATGGAAGTGATTGGGCAAGCTGCGAACGGAGAAGAGGCGTTAAAATTAATTGAATCGTTAAAGCCAGATGTAAGTATTATGGATATTGAAATGCCGATTCAAAGTGGATTGGATGTCGCTGAGACTTTAAAGAAAGAAAAATCATCATGCAAAGTAATGATTTTAACAACATTTGCAAGACCTGGTTATTTTGAACGAGCAATGAAAGCTGGTGTGCACGGATATTTGTTAAAAGATAGCCCAAGTGAAGATTTAGCCGCAGCGATTCGTAATGTAATGAAGGGAAAACGAGAGGTTTCTCAAGATTTAATGTTTGGTTTATGGCAGGAGCAAAATCCGTTGTCAGATCGTGAAAAAGAAGTATTGTTACTTGCTAAAGAAGGAAAGACTGCAAATGAAATTGCGAAAACACTTTATCTTTCACCGGGCACAGTACGTAATTATATTTCTGAAGTGTTAACGAAGCTCGACGCGAAAAATAGAATTGAGGCAATTACAATTGCGGAAGAAAAGGGATGGATATGA